Proteins from a single region of Alloscardovia omnicolens:
- the hpt gene encoding hypoxanthine phosphoribosyltransferase: MQISDVRDDIADELISREEIHGKIKEVAAQVSEDYKNTYPLLVAVLKGAVNTMAIFSQEVSIPVQIDFMTLSSYGAGTESSGKITVRQDLGCDVAGRDVLIVEDIIDSGLTLEWLVKELKSRGAASVEVFALLEKPARRIAEVDVKYKGFTIPDEFVVGFGLDYDEKYRNLDSIAVLKPEVYQA; the protein is encoded by the coding sequence ATGCAAATTTCTGATGTACGTGACGATATAGCTGACGAACTCATCTCTCGTGAAGAAATTCACGGCAAGATTAAAGAGGTGGCAGCCCAAGTATCTGAGGATTATAAGAACACATATCCTCTACTGGTGGCTGTGCTCAAGGGTGCCGTAAATACTATGGCAATCTTCTCTCAAGAGGTGAGCATTCCGGTACAAATTGACTTTATGACTTTGTCTTCTTACGGTGCAGGTACCGAATCCAGCGGAAAGATAACCGTACGCCAAGATCTCGGCTGCGATGTGGCCGGACGCGACGTACTGATTGTGGAAGATATTATTGACTCAGGATTAACTTTGGAGTGGCTCGTTAAAGAGCTTAAATCTCGTGGTGCCGCATCGGTAGAAGTCTTTGCATTATTAGAAAAACCAGCACGTCGCATAGCTGAGGTTGACGTGAAATATAAGGGCTTTACCATTCCTGATGAATTTGTTGTGGGCTTTGGGCTTGATTACGACGAAAAATATCGCAATCTTGATTCTATTGCTGTGCTCAAGCCTGAAGTGTATCAGGCATAG
- the tilS gene encoding tRNA lysidine(34) synthetase TilS — protein sequence MTCAQRAHRAVLSALPTVRNEDLILVACSGGRDSLALAAAAVQALTCHVGAVIINHQLQDGSDQVAEQAASQCAELGLDPVRIMNITVPSTGAGLEADARDARYEALARTAHDVGAAYVLVAHTSDDVAETILIKLLRTPSIEALTGMDAEREFKGVHFVRPFLTLSRADTTALCQEWGLHYWDDPTNGESVDGELDADFPLRSKIRHDVLPLLSRVSGRNSVELLASSAQRSREDFEIIRESVHNAYAHIMREKNGVPEIKIRALRTFSPAIQRRVVAQALENMGIKPSQSAVSDILQLADVEQKKKTIQISSPLIANKLYEVIQLWKDSNYANF from the coding sequence ATGACTTGTGCGCAACGAGCGCATCGTGCTGTGCTCTCCGCTCTTCCAACAGTGCGCAATGAAGACCTGATTCTTGTGGCGTGCTCGGGAGGTCGTGATTCTTTGGCATTAGCCGCTGCTGCTGTTCAGGCGTTGACCTGCCACGTGGGGGCTGTGATTATTAATCATCAGCTGCAAGATGGTTCAGATCAAGTGGCTGAACAGGCAGCTAGTCAATGTGCGGAGCTGGGATTAGATCCAGTTCGCATTATGAATATTACTGTCCCCTCCACCGGGGCAGGTTTGGAAGCCGATGCGCGTGATGCTCGCTATGAGGCATTGGCACGTACCGCTCATGATGTGGGTGCTGCATATGTGCTTGTGGCTCATACCAGTGATGATGTGGCTGAAACTATCCTCATAAAATTATTGCGTACGCCCTCAATTGAAGCGCTGACGGGAATGGATGCTGAGCGAGAATTTAAAGGTGTGCACTTTGTGCGTCCTTTTCTTACTCTCAGTCGTGCAGATACTACCGCATTATGCCAAGAATGGGGACTGCACTACTGGGATGATCCGACGAACGGCGAAAGTGTGGACGGCGAACTTGATGCAGATTTCCCTCTGCGTTCAAAAATTCGTCATGACGTTTTGCCTTTACTCTCGCGCGTTAGCGGTCGCAATAGTGTGGAGCTTTTAGCATCCAGCGCCCAGCGTTCACGTGAAGATTTCGAAATTATTCGTGAATCTGTTCACAATGCTTATGCACATATTATGCGCGAAAAAAACGGAGTACCTGAAATAAAAATTCGTGCTCTGCGCACTTTTTCTCCCGCAATTCAACGCCGTGTAGTTGCTCAGGCGCTTGAAAATATGGGCATAAAACCCTCACAATCAGCCGTTTCAGATATTCTTCAGCTGGCTGATGTAGAACAGAAGAAGAAAACTATACAGATTTCATCACCTCTCATAGCGAATAAGCTGTATGAGGTCATTCAGTTATGGAAAGATAGTAACTATGCAAATTTCTGA
- a CDS encoding D-alanyl-D-alanine carboxypeptidase, with amino-acid sequence MKTKTKRLLTVSVSAVLTACLAGAYIVADTVGLVPGSINGLRQIYREGSIAALNPSYRVLSTRKQTVADIENKEINRSRAQALIDTLESSLASGTQAGIVIANTAGKTVASSHESEAMTPASTLKTLTAFASSVTFSSHETLKTTVKMQKSDSDSTAATVTLVGGGDILLGEGNNDPHHINGRAGLASLADNTVKALQSRGITQVVLQYDDALFNHDSLPSSENSSSDVNQGYMNLMETSSMAVDEARNWAGEPPQNPDGLGSWYPQRSATPAADTAYMFAAALEKRGISVTNSNFSDVDVSSSAFEIAQVESAPIGQIIQLMLTNSDNSLAQLLGRLLALRTKHDNTHAGASQAVADIVKTHGISTESLVMADTSGLADGSSVKPSTLAAIQSAYLNTNGLTWNPAVGLPIAQYSGTLLHRDFTAESSGLVRAKTGTLGEVTSLAGNVSRLGGGSLVFVVVVNGENAAQNIPAINTFVAGLVKL; translated from the coding sequence GTGAAAACTAAAACAAAGCGGCTTCTCACAGTGTCAGTAAGCGCTGTTCTCACAGCGTGCTTAGCAGGCGCATATATTGTAGCCGATACAGTCGGTCTTGTGCCAGGCAGCATAAATGGACTTCGTCAGATTTATCGTGAGGGAAGTATTGCAGCCTTAAATCCTTCCTACCGTGTGCTTTCAACACGAAAACAGACTGTGGCAGATATAGAGAATAAAGAAATTAATCGTTCTCGCGCGCAAGCATTGATTGATACGCTGGAATCTTCACTAGCCTCTGGAACACAAGCCGGAATTGTTATTGCGAATACTGCTGGGAAAACAGTGGCATCTAGTCATGAATCTGAAGCGATGACTCCGGCGTCAACCTTAAAAACGTTGACGGCTTTTGCCTCTAGTGTTACTTTCTCTTCTCACGAAACGCTCAAAACAACGGTGAAAATGCAAAAGTCTGATAGCGATTCCACTGCGGCTACTGTGACCTTGGTTGGTGGGGGAGATATTTTATTGGGCGAAGGCAATAATGATCCTCACCATATTAATGGTCGAGCAGGGCTTGCAAGTTTGGCGGATAACACAGTAAAAGCATTGCAGTCACGCGGCATCACGCAGGTTGTGTTGCAATATGATGATGCGCTGTTTAATCATGATAGTTTGCCGTCAAGTGAAAATAGTTCGAGTGACGTTAACCAGGGCTATATGAATCTGATGGAAACTTCCTCTATGGCCGTGGACGAAGCGAGAAATTGGGCAGGAGAGCCACCTCAAAATCCAGATGGGTTGGGAAGTTGGTATCCGCAACGCAGTGCAACACCTGCAGCAGATACAGCCTATATGTTTGCGGCTGCACTTGAAAAACGTGGCATAAGCGTGACTAATTCCAACTTTTCTGACGTAGATGTGTCCAGTTCAGCTTTCGAGATTGCTCAGGTTGAATCAGCGCCTATAGGTCAGATTATTCAGCTGATGCTGACTAATTCCGATAATTCTTTGGCACAACTTTTGGGGCGCTTACTCGCTCTACGGACCAAACACGACAATACTCATGCCGGGGCTTCACAAGCTGTAGCCGATATTGTAAAAACTCACGGTATTTCTACTGAAAGTTTGGTCATGGCAGATACAAGTGGTTTAGCAGATGGTTCGAGCGTAAAGCCCAGCACGCTAGCAGCCATTCAATCGGCTTATCTCAATACAAATGGACTAACGTGGAACCCTGCAGTTGGTTTGCCTATTGCGCAGTATAGCGGCACCTTGCTGCATCGCGACTTCACTGCGGAATCCAGCGGTCTTGTCCGTGCTAAAACAGGCACACTCGGTGAAGTAACCTCTTTAGCAGGTAACGTATCGCGTTTGGGCGGCGGTTCCTTAGTTTTCGTTGTGGTTGTTAATGGCGAGAACGCCGCACAGAATATTCCTGCCATCAATACTTTCGTCGCTGGTTTGGTGAAGCTTTAA
- a CDS encoding glycosyltransferase family 2 protein, which translates to MNGLLAFLDLIIAILGFITMMYQVGVMVIGMFIKPQSYPDVPQDRRYAVLISARNEEKVIGNLIRSIQNQTYPSELIDIWIVADNCTDNTAELSRSLGCYVIERFNKERVGKGYALQYLLRSMMASGDSKKYDAFFIFDADNLLDKNYISEMNKARQAGFEALTSYRNSVNMSQNWVSSGAALWFVRESRFLNTTRTALGTSCHVGGTGFMFSRRIMERNDGWKFHLLTEDIEFSMDCILHGDRIGFCGSAMFFDEQPVDFKTSWTQRVRWSKGFLQVFRYYSKVMIQWAIKERDLSAVDVTLMVCPFVVLSVIRFALGIIYAALGYISWFTIVGSLTDWLVSVFLGFVAMMALAAFSGFIERDKLNITIPELLAYSLSFPIYMASYVPIAFVAIFAKSQWKPIAHAGGQAAEQIMAEGAGREN; encoded by the coding sequence ATGAATGGATTGCTTGCATTTCTTGATTTGATTATTGCCATCCTCGGCTTCATCACCATGATGTATCAGGTTGGAGTGATGGTTATCGGCATGTTTATCAAGCCTCAATCATATCCTGATGTGCCCCAGGATAGACGTTATGCTGTGCTCATTTCAGCGCGCAATGAAGAGAAAGTAATCGGCAATCTTATTCGCTCTATTCAGAATCAAACATATCCGAGCGAACTCATTGATATTTGGATTGTAGCTGATAATTGTACGGATAATACAGCTGAATTATCGCGTTCATTGGGCTGCTATGTTATCGAACGTTTTAACAAAGAACGCGTGGGTAAAGGTTATGCTTTGCAATATTTATTGCGCTCCATGATGGCCAGTGGGGACTCTAAAAAATATGACGCATTCTTTATTTTCGATGCAGATAATCTTCTTGATAAAAATTACATTTCAGAAATGAATAAGGCTCGTCAGGCTGGTTTTGAAGCGCTGACAAGTTATAGAAACTCTGTGAATATGTCGCAGAATTGGGTGTCTTCTGGAGCAGCGCTGTGGTTTGTGCGTGAATCGCGATTTTTGAACACTACGCGTACTGCTTTAGGCACATCCTGCCATGTGGGTGGCACTGGTTTCATGTTTTCGCGTCGCATTATGGAGCGTAATGACGGGTGGAAATTCCATCTGCTCACTGAAGATATTGAATTTAGTATGGATTGCATTTTACATGGCGATCGCATTGGTTTTTGCGGATCAGCCATGTTCTTTGATGAGCAGCCGGTAGATTTCAAAACTAGCTGGACTCAGCGTGTACGCTGGTCTAAAGGCTTCTTGCAAGTTTTCCGTTATTACAGCAAAGTTATGATTCAATGGGCTATTAAAGAGCGTGACCTGTCAGCTGTTGATGTGACTTTGATGGTCTGCCCGTTTGTGGTCTTGTCTGTTATCCGTTTTGCCTTGGGTATTATTTACGCAGCTTTGGGGTATATTTCCTGGTTTACCATTGTGGGCAGCTTAACTGATTGGCTTGTTTCCGTATTCCTCGGTTTTGTGGCTATGATGGCTCTGGCCGCTTTCTCTGGATTTATTGAGCGCGATAAACTCAACATTACAATCCCAGAATTATTGGCTTATTCTTTGAGTTTCCCTATTTATATGGCTAGCTATGTGCCTATTGCTTTCGTTGCTATTTTCGCTAAGAGCCAGTGGAAGCCTATTGCTCATGCAGGCGGTCAAGCAGCTGAACAGATTATGGCGGAGGGCGCTGGACGTGAAAACTAA
- a CDS encoding AI-2E family transporter, with protein sequence MTDKTPREESADLAAIFPRKGDSRRPPEWYKHALFYALIAAALGYFAWYAFGALRGVLLNIVISLFVAFAIEPVVRWLIAKGWKRNLSAGMTLFFLFVLVGTFIGVFGNLMVKQIVAIFSGLPKLYSEIGSYLHSQFDYELPPIGNLSWTILGSIKTDSIGSFASQALNTAGSAFGAMLDLLTIILVTYYMSAYGTNMRKVICHYLPEDSQKRFLITWTVVQEQISGFLYSRIVLAVVNAICLSIFMIILNVPNWLPLAMACGIISQFVPMIGTYIGGALPAIFAWGSNGIRPAIYIIIFIVIYQQIENNLISPMITRSTMDLNPAISLLGVFAFTAIWGALGGFLALPIIASIQALLSTYLRRYDLVDSELLDDPKPVKASKLAQSVQSAGEKISETMMVPIRPKNAEDHHITVEDLIRFRESVENTGTIPQSMSLRKGMAQTAQSSEKNNHASERSFQQSSSSAPIQPAKPARPRSHKNELNKNEPHKNESADQTKDQAKTDTASDPHKA encoded by the coding sequence ATGACAGACAAAACACCACGTGAAGAATCTGCAGATTTAGCCGCAATTTTCCCGCGTAAGGGCGATAGTCGTCGTCCGCCTGAATGGTATAAACACGCGCTTTTCTATGCACTTATTGCTGCCGCACTCGGCTACTTCGCTTGGTATGCCTTTGGTGCTTTACGTGGAGTTCTTCTCAATATTGTTATCTCTCTTTTTGTTGCTTTCGCTATCGAACCTGTTGTACGCTGGCTTATTGCAAAAGGGTGGAAACGCAACTTGTCTGCCGGAATGACGCTCTTTTTCCTCTTCGTGCTTGTGGGAACATTTATCGGAGTATTTGGAAATCTCATGGTTAAGCAGATCGTTGCCATTTTTTCCGGTCTGCCTAAACTCTACTCGGAGATTGGTTCCTATTTACATTCTCAGTTTGATTACGAATTACCGCCTATCGGTAATCTGAGTTGGACCATTTTAGGTAGCATTAAAACGGATAGTATTGGTTCATTTGCTAGTCAAGCGCTGAACACTGCCGGTTCGGCTTTTGGCGCTATGCTTGATTTACTGACAATTATTTTGGTCACCTATTATATGAGCGCATACGGCACAAATATGCGTAAAGTTATTTGCCACTATCTACCAGAAGATTCCCAAAAGCGTTTCCTCATTACGTGGACAGTTGTTCAGGAGCAGATTTCAGGATTCCTGTATTCTCGCATTGTTTTAGCTGTAGTTAATGCGATTTGTTTGTCCATTTTTATGATTATTCTGAATGTTCCTAACTGGCTGCCATTAGCAATGGCTTGCGGTATTATTTCTCAATTCGTGCCAATGATCGGTACCTATATTGGTGGAGCTCTTCCTGCTATTTTTGCATGGGGTAGTAACGGCATTCGCCCTGCAATTTATATTATTATTTTCATCGTTATCTATCAGCAGATTGAGAATAATCTGATTAGCCCAATGATTACACGCTCCACAATGGATTTGAATCCAGCGATTTCATTGCTTGGCGTTTTTGCGTTTACTGCTATATGGGGCGCTTTAGGCGGTTTCCTTGCTTTGCCAATTATCGCTAGTATTCAAGCGCTATTGAGTACGTACTTAAGACGCTACGATTTGGTTGATTCCGAACTTCTTGACGATCCAAAGCCAGTGAAGGCATCCAAGCTGGCACAAAGCGTACAGTCTGCTGGTGAGAAGATTTCTGAAACAATGATGGTACCAATTCGTCCAAAGAACGCAGAGGATCACCATATTACGGTAGAGGATTTGATTCGTTTCCGTGAATCTGTGGAAAATACGGGAACTATTCCTCAATCGATGTCACTGCGAAAAGGCATGGCTCAAACCGCGCAATCCAGTGAAAAAAACAATCATGCTTCTGAACGCAGTTTTCAACAGAGCTCATCATCTGCTCCTATTCAGCCGGCTAAGCCAGCTCGCCCGCGCTCGCATAAGAACGAGCTGAATAAGAACGAGCCGCATAAGAACGAGTCTGCGGATCAGACTAAGGATCAGGCTAAGACAGATACCGCCTCAGACCCTCACAAGGCTTAA
- a CDS encoding glycosyltransferase family A protein produces the protein MLTVSIVIPTWNESRRIMSCLRNATTQTQQAHEIIVVDNNSTDNTRELVQQFINEHPGTPVRLTQQTELQGLIPTRNKGLDMATGDIVARIDADCMIKPNWVEIVSLFFTSHPHTAGVTGSVCYYDMPLPPVGQFFDSLVREKQYSADGMPLLFGSNMAMRKSVWDQIRPLVCEDREDVFHEDIDCSLHIFELGMTTQFCSNMVAGASARRMGTKHDSFKAYMQRFQTTFDAHPKHTRGGYPEKTLLKLYPLLNTMHHVYGAWCSIFKIDTPELLWKSARKTAHLE, from the coding sequence ATGCTTACGGTTTCAATCGTCATACCTACATGGAACGAATCTCGTCGAATTATGTCCTGTTTGCGTAATGCAACAACGCAAACACAGCAGGCGCATGAAATTATTGTGGTCGATAATAATTCCACAGATAATACGCGCGAATTGGTTCAACAATTCATTAATGAACATCCTGGCACACCTGTGCGTTTAACACAGCAAACTGAGTTGCAGGGCTTGATCCCAACACGCAACAAAGGTCTGGATATGGCTACGGGAGATATTGTAGCCCGTATTGATGCGGACTGTATGATCAAGCCTAATTGGGTAGAAATCGTCTCTCTATTCTTTACATCGCACCCTCATACTGCTGGCGTTACTGGTTCGGTATGCTATTACGATATGCCTCTACCCCCTGTAGGGCAATTCTTCGACTCCCTCGTGCGTGAAAAACAATACAGTGCTGACGGAATGCCTTTACTTTTTGGCTCTAATATGGCAATGCGTAAAAGCGTATGGGATCAAATTCGTCCACTCGTATGCGAGGATCGCGAAGATGTATTCCATGAGGATATTGACTGTAGCTTGCATATTTTTGAATTAGGAATGACAACACAATTCTGCTCTAACATGGTTGCTGGAGCCAGTGCACGGCGTATGGGAACGAAGCATGATTCCTTTAAAGCATATATGCAGCGTTTCCAGACCACTTTCGACGCTCATCCAAAACACACTCGTGGTGGATATCCTGAAAAAACTCTGCTGAAGCTGTATCCATTACTCAACACGATGCATCACGTGTATGGAGCATGGTGCTCCATTTTTAAGATTGACACTCCTGAACTACTCTGGAAATCAGCACGAAAAACAGCACACTTAGAGTAA